GGGAGCTGCCGCGCAACGCCGGCGGCAAGCTGCTCAAGGGCGAACTGCGACGCGCCGCGAGAGGAGAGTCATGAGGACCACGCCGGAACAGGACGACCTCCGCGCGGCGGTACGGTCCGTCCTCGCCCGCCACGGGGGTGCGGCCGCCTGGCGGCCGCTGGCCGAACAGCTCGGCGCCGCCGCCCTCGCGATCCCGGAGAGGCAGGGCGGCCTGGGCTGCGGTCTGCCGGAAATCGCCGTCGTGTCGGAGGAGTTGGGCCGGGCACTGAGCCCCACCCCGTACCTCGGCTCGGCGGTCCTCGCCGTCACCGCGCTCGTCGCCGCGGACGCGGACCTCGCCCCCGGCCTCGTCGACGGCACGCTGATCGCCGCGCTGGCATGGGCGGAGGCGGGCGGCTGGGAGCCGGACGACCTGACCGCCCACGCGGATGCCGGTCCCGACGGCACCTGGCGGCTCACCGGTATGAAGGAGTACGTCCTCGCCGGACCCGACGCGCCCGACCTCGTGTACGCGTTCGCCCGGACGCCGGAGGGGCGGCTCGGCCTGTTCGCGGTCGACGGGCCCGGCGCGGAGTTCGTGGCGCTGCCCACCCTCGACCGCACCCGGCCGCTCGCCCGGATCGTCCTCGACCGCGCGCCCGCGCGGCTGCTGACCGAGGACGGCGCGGCGGTCCTCGCGCGGGTCCGGGACGTCGGCGCGGTCGCGCTCGCCGCCGAGTGCGTCGGCGCCGCCGAACGGGCCCTGGAGATCACGGTCCGGTACGCCAAGGACCGCGTCCAGTTCGGCCGGCCCATCGGCTCCTTCCAGGCCGTGAAGCACCGGCTGGCCGACCTGCACGCGGGCGTCGCGGCGGCCCGCTCGCTCGCGCTCGCCGCCGCACACGCCGACGGCGGCCCGGAGTCCGCCCGGCTCGCCGCCGCCGCCAAGTCCGCGTGCGCCGAGGCGTACCAGCGGGTCGCCGCCGAGACCGTTCAGCTGCACGGCGGCATCGGCATCACCTGGGAGCACTCCGCCCACGACCACCTCAAGCGCGCCCACGGCGCCGCCGCGCTGCTCGGCTCTCCGGCCGCGCACCGCGCCAGGCTCGGCGGTCTGCTCGGCCTCAACGCGGCCTGACCGGCG
This sequence is a window from Streptomyces sp. HUAS YS2. Protein-coding genes within it:
- a CDS encoding acyl-CoA dehydrogenase family protein, whose translation is MRTTPEQDDLRAAVRSVLARHGGAAAWRPLAEQLGAAALAIPERQGGLGCGLPEIAVVSEELGRALSPTPYLGSAVLAVTALVAADADLAPGLVDGTLIAALAWAEAGGWEPDDLTAHADAGPDGTWRLTGMKEYVLAGPDAPDLVYAFARTPEGRLGLFAVDGPGAEFVALPTLDRTRPLARIVLDRAPARLLTEDGAAVLARVRDVGAVALAAECVGAAERALEITVRYAKDRVQFGRPIGSFQAVKHRLADLHAGVAAARSLALAAAHADGGPESARLAAAAKSACAEAYQRVAAETVQLHGGIGITWEHSAHDHLKRAHGAAALLGSPAAHRARLGGLLGLNAA